A genomic segment from Vicinamibacterales bacterium encodes:
- a CDS encoding MFS transporter: MSANNVESQESHWPLRVVVLIFVGLLTYGSYFAYDSVGALAPTLIQAWNTSQSGIGWLYTIYSIAAILSVFVGGVLTDRIGTRWASLVFSLLIVIGAGMVALSSSVPVACLGRFVFGAGSESLVVAQNAILARWFTGRMLAMSFGVTLALARLGTLFSFNTMSLTANRYGWRGALWVAAGLCVASLGANIVYYLLDKTNERRLGLAETEAGDKIVLADIKKFGASYWYVVALCVTFYSAIFPFTALSTDFFHEKWQLPLSVDSGTQSFIAAAFQDFLHMFSTAPGTSSIIIFASMCFAPFAGGVVDKIGRRTSLMIVGALLMIPCYLLLAFTAIAPALPMILLGAAFVLVPAAMWPAVPLIVEKNRVGTAFGLMTMVQNIGLAAFPLLNGWLREWTKDYRASMVMFALLGCAGLVFAFLLKRADTAAGGVLEQSQS; this comes from the coding sequence ATGAGCGCGAACAACGTCGAATCGCAGGAATCGCACTGGCCGCTCCGGGTTGTCGTCCTGATCTTCGTTGGACTCCTGACCTACGGCAGCTACTTCGCCTACGACAGCGTCGGGGCGCTCGCGCCGACGCTCATCCAGGCCTGGAACACGAGCCAGAGCGGCATCGGATGGCTCTATACCATCTACAGCATCGCCGCGATCCTGTCGGTGTTCGTCGGTGGCGTGCTCACCGACCGCATCGGCACCCGCTGGGCGAGCCTGGTCTTCTCCCTCCTCATCGTCATCGGCGCGGGGATGGTGGCGCTGTCCTCGTCGGTGCCGGTGGCGTGCCTCGGACGCTTCGTCTTCGGCGCGGGGTCCGAGTCGCTCGTCGTCGCGCAGAATGCGATTTTGGCGCGCTGGTTCACCGGGCGGATGCTGGCGATGTCGTTCGGCGTGACGCTGGCGCTCGCACGGCTCGGGACGCTATTCAGCTTCAACACGATGTCGCTGACGGCGAACCGGTACGGGTGGCGCGGCGCGCTGTGGGTGGCCGCCGGCCTGTGCGTGGCCAGCCTGGGCGCGAACATCGTCTATTACCTGCTGGACAAGACGAACGAGAGGCGGCTCGGTCTCGCGGAGACGGAAGCGGGCGACAAGATCGTGCTGGCGGACATCAAGAAGTTCGGCGCGTCCTACTGGTACGTCGTCGCGCTGTGCGTGACGTTCTACTCGGCGATTTTCCCGTTTACCGCGCTGTCCACGGACTTCTTCCACGAGAAGTGGCAGTTGCCCCTGAGCGTGGACTCGGGCACGCAGAGCTTCATCGCCGCGGCGTTCCAGGACTTCCTGCACATGTTCTCGACGGCGCCCGGCACCTCGTCCATCATCATCTTCGCCTCCATGTGCTTCGCCCCGTTCGCGGGCGGCGTCGTGGACAAGATCGGCAGGCGCACGAGCCTGATGATCGTCGGCGCCCTGCTGATGATTCCATGCTACCTGCTGCTGGCGTTCACCGCCATCGCGCCGGCGCTGCCGATGATCCTGCTCGGCGCAGCCTTCGTCCTCGTGCCCGCCGCCATGTGGCCGGCCGTGCCGCTCATCGTCGAGAAGAACAGGGTGGGCACCGCATTCGGGCTGATGACGATGGTTCAGAACATCGGCCTGGCGGCGTTTCCGCTGCTGAACGGCTGGTTGCGTGAATGGACCAAGGACTACCGGGCGAGCATGGTGATGTTCGCGCTGCTCGGATGCGCCGGCCTGGTGTTCGCATTCCTGCTGAAGCGCGCGGACACGGCCGCCGGCGGAGTGTTGGAGCAATCCCAGTCGTAA
- a CDS encoding TIGR00730 family Rossman fold protein gives MDHQPLAYLDKEFLQSDEGRPMRILAEYLEPLRRFEQERIQDTVVFFGSARIVSRERADRALQMLSRQDATPAASQSESPISQARHALDLSRYYEDARTLAHLLTAWARTLESPFHRFVVCSGGGPGIMEAANRGAHEAGGKTIGLNVRLPFEQGANPYISKGLHFEFHYFFMRKFWFASLAKALVVFPGGFGTMDELFEVLTLAQTEKLSKKIGVLLYGREYWERVVHFAPMIEAGTISPNDMNLFRFADTPQEAFDHLRAHLVENCLEPETSEAPRAPGIAHTRA, from the coding sequence ATGGATCACCAGCCGCTGGCGTATCTCGACAAGGAGTTCCTGCAGAGCGACGAGGGGCGTCCGATGCGCATCCTCGCGGAGTACCTCGAGCCGCTCCGCCGCTTCGAACAGGAACGCATCCAGGATACCGTCGTGTTCTTCGGGTCGGCCCGAATCGTGAGCCGGGAACGCGCGGATCGCGCGTTGCAGATGCTGTCGCGGCAGGATGCGACCCCGGCGGCTTCCCAATCGGAGAGCCCGATCTCACAAGCGCGCCACGCGCTCGACTTGTCCCGGTACTACGAGGACGCCCGAACGCTCGCGCACCTGCTGACCGCGTGGGCGCGCACGCTGGAGTCGCCGTTCCACCGGTTCGTCGTCTGCTCGGGCGGCGGGCCGGGGATCATGGAGGCGGCCAACCGGGGCGCGCACGAGGCGGGCGGCAAGACGATTGGCCTCAACGTCCGGCTGCCGTTCGAGCAGGGAGCCAATCCGTACATCTCGAAGGGACTGCACTTCGAGTTCCACTACTTCTTCATGCGGAAGTTCTGGTTCGCCAGCCTGGCGAAGGCGCTCGTGGTGTTTCCCGGCGGCTTCGGCACGATGGACGAGTTGTTCGAGGTCCTGACGCTGGCGCAAACGGAGAAGCTGTCGAAGAAGATTGGCGTTCTGCTCTACGGGCGGGAGTACTGGGAGCGCGTTGTGCACTTCGCGCCGATGATCGAGGCGGGGACGATCTCGCCGAACGACATGAACCTGTTTCGCTTCGCAGACACACCGCAGGAAGCGTTCGACCATTTGCGGGCGCATCTGGTGGAGAACTGCCTGGAGCCCGAGACGTCCGAGGCGCCCCGCGCTCCCGGCATCGCCCACACGCGCGCCTGA
- a CDS encoding SRPBCC domain-containing protein: MPTRNTIGFDYSLRIESTPTRILAAFFEPTALAAWWDVAAVVASPRPLGAYALQWRDSDEEDDLLGRLGGVFHGTVIDFQPGRGFFVADAYWLPPDGDPVGPMAMEVTCTPVASQPDHRSIPQATMLRVVERGLDDSPRWERYYELIGAGWPRALETMKAYLEHGRGVWDLRAYE, from the coding sequence ATGCCCACACGAAACACGATCGGCTTCGACTACTCGCTGCGAATCGAATCGACGCCCACGAGGATCCTCGCGGCGTTCTTCGAGCCCACGGCGCTCGCGGCCTGGTGGGACGTGGCGGCCGTCGTCGCATCCCCGCGGCCGCTCGGCGCCTACGCGCTCCAGTGGCGTGACTCCGATGAGGAGGACGATCTCCTCGGCCGGCTGGGCGGCGTCTTCCACGGCACGGTCATCGATTTCCAGCCCGGCCGCGGCTTCTTCGTGGCCGACGCCTACTGGCTGCCACCCGACGGCGATCCGGTGGGCCCGATGGCGATGGAAGTGACGTGTACGCCCGTGGCTTCCCAGCCCGACCATCGCTCGATTCCTCAGGCGACCATGCTTCGCGTCGTCGAGCGCGGCCTCGACGACAGCCCGCGGTGGGAGCGCTACTACGAGCTGATCGGCGCCGGCTGGCCCCGCGCGCTCGAGACGATGAAGGCGTACCTCGAGCACGGGCGCGGCGTGTGGGACTTGCGGGCGTACGAGTAG